The segment atgtacactggtgaagggatgggttatcaaaaaCAACTCTCtaactgtgtatttcatagtaattcagtaatataaatatatacatgtacacatacatgtatatgtatatatacatatgtgtccAAAATAATCCACATaccaatataaattttttaaatatgggcATCTTAGGTCAAAGAgtaaagttaattaaaatgtaatttaatgcaaaaaataaaaaactcacattataacattaaaaaaaactgttacaAAGTCTTCTATATAGGTCACAAAAACATGGTAAATTCCAAATATTTTAGGTTCATTTGGGAATACATTAGAGGGTCGGGTACATGTTAAAAGACTTTCATActaaagaaagcagagaaaagaagatcaaataaaattatgGACTACACACCAGCAAGAAATATATAAAGCAGGTCTCATTACAAAGGGATCAAAAATATCACACTTCTCTGGCTGTCAAGAAGTGAGTGTTGAAATAACAGAACCAACTTCTTTCCTAGGAACCATGTCCTATCGTTGTTTTCTTCCCAATAAGATTCTTCAGAGCCCTCTTGATGTCTTTGTTCCGGagactgtagatgaaggggttcagcatgggggtgaccactgTGTACATCACTGAGGCGATGGCACTCGACTGGGAGTTCCGGGTAACGGCAGAGCTCATGTACACACTTAGGGCCGTACCATAGAATAAGAAGACCACAGAGAGGTGGGAAGCACAGGTGGAAAAGGCTTTATACTTCCCCTGAACCGAGGAGATTCGTCGGATGGAGGAAACGATCTTAGTGTAGGAATAAAAGATCCCAGTGAAGGCACCTCCAGCCAGCAGCAACGCTGCCACATACATGACCACATCACTGATGAAGGTGTCTGAGCAGGCAAGGTGGATCACTTGGTTTAATTCACAGAAAAAGTGGGGGATCTCCACGTTTGTGCAGAAGGACAGCCACAGCACGGCCAAACTCTCCACCACAGAATCCAGAACGCTAACACACCAgcacagcagaagcagcagcccaCAGAcccgggggttcatgatgaccgtgtagtgcagggggtggcagatggccacaaagcggtcataggccatcacagctAGAAGACAATTGTCCATCACAACAAACAGGAGGAAAAAGTACATCTGAGTGATGCAGTCTGCATAGCTGATGGCCTTGCTGTGTGTCTGGATGTTCAACAGCATtttagggacagtggtggaggtgaagcagatgtccacgaaggacaggttggccaggaagaagtacatgggcgtgtggaggtgggggtttgagctgacggccaggatgatgagcaggttccccagcacggtgaCCAGGTACATAGACAGAAAAAGCACAAAGATGAGGGGCTGCAGCTCTGGTTCCTCAGAAAATCCTAGAAGGAGAAATTCTGTGATTCCTGTAAGGTTCTCGGCGTCCATGTGGTCGAAGGC is part of the Sorex araneus isolate mSorAra2 chromosome 2, mSorAra2.pri, whole genome shotgun sequence genome and harbors:
- the LOC101555480 gene encoding olfactory receptor 7A17-like gives rise to the protein MDAENLTGITEFLLLGFSEEPELQPLIFVLFLSMYLVTVLGNLLIILAVSSNPHLHTPMYFFLANLSFVDICFTSTTVPKMLLNIQTHSKAISYADCITQMYFFLLFVVMDNCLLAVMAYDRFVAICHPLHYTVIMNPRVCGLLLLLCWCVSVLDSVVESLAVLWLSFCTNVEIPHFFCELNQVIHLACSDTFISDVVMYVAALLLAGGAFTGIFYSYTKIVSSIRRISSVQGKYKAFSTCASHLSVVFLFYGTALSVYMSSAVTRNSQSSAIASVMYTVVTPMLNPFIYSLRNKDIKRALKNLIGKKTTIGHGS